One window of the Eucalyptus grandis isolate ANBG69807.140 chromosome 8, ASM1654582v1, whole genome shotgun sequence genome contains the following:
- the LOC120287060 gene encoding UPF0481 protein At3g47200-like produces MSPSTPTTDLNKTNWIVEVTEDVEHMRSNFDDERHWKKHSIYRVPDCVAKLNREAYRPEAVSFGPYHHGEDHLLPMENHKHRALLHFLRRSGKPDSYHLLDPWWKEGDGEGAGPFLKLMITDGCFMLEILRTKIRLRGNTHPTTPFSVTSGLYIRPYIMRDMLMLENQLPMLVLDRLVAVESDGMQAHPRVFLLPCTPNEKMGKCLHVLDVYRKRLLLPGNPDEVGPEDGERTIQSATELEEAGIRLEKSRTDSFKDISFAGGVLRLPPIMVNDTTESKFLNLMTFERFHDGAGNEVTAYMYFMDDIIDTERDVTLLNARGIIQNDFGSDKAVAELFNSLNKDMALDENNSLEALRNKVSKYCKKPWNKWRANLIKTYFRSPWSILSLLCAIFLFTLTIIQTIYTVSPAG; encoded by the exons ATGAGTCCTTCAACGCCTACGACGGACCTGAACAAGACCAACTGGATCGTTGAAGTCACTGAAGACGTCGAGCACATGCGCTCTAACTTCGACGATGAGCGGCACTGGAAGAAGCACTCAATATACAGGGTTCCCGATTGCGTGGCTAAGCTCAACCGCGAGGCCTACAGGCCAGAGGCTGTCTCCTTTGGTCCCTACCACCATGGCGAGGACCACCTCCTTCCCATGGAGAACCACAAGCACCGCGCGCTCCTCCACTTCCTTAGGCGGTCCGGAAAGCCC GATAGTTACCACTTGCTGGACCCGTGGTGGAAGGAGGGTGATGGTGAAGGCGCGGGCCCTTTCCTGAAGTTGATGATCACCGATGGCTGCTTCATGCTTGAGATCCTAAGGACCAAGATACGGCTTCGGGGGAATACGCATCCAACGACCCCATTTTCGGTAACCTCGGGGTTATACATTAGACCATACATTATGCGAGACATGTTGATGCTAGAGAATCAGCTGCCGATGCTTGTGCTGGATCGGCTGGTTGCGGTCGAGAGTGACGGCATGCAG GCTCATCCTCGAgtttttcttctcccttgcaCGCCCAATGAGAAGATGGGCAAATGCCTGCACGTCTTGGACGTCTACAGGAAGAGACTCCTGCTCCCTGGGAACCCGGACGAGGTGGGGCCTGAGGATGGGGAGAGAACAATCCAGTCAGCGACCGAGCTAGAGGAGGCCGGGATCCGGTTGGAGAAGAGCAGGACTGACAGCTTCAAGGACATCTCCTTTGCTGGCGGGGTCCTGAGGCTCCCTCCTATCATGGTGAACGACACCACCGAGTCCAAGTTCCTCAACCTCATGACATTCGAGCGCTTTCATGACGGGGCCGGGAACGAGGTCACGGCCTACATGTACTTCATGGATGACATCATTGACACCGAGCGGGATGTCACATTGCTCAACGCCCGTGGCATCATCCAAAATGATTTTGGGAGCGACAAGGCGGTCGCTGAGCTATTCAACTCCTTGAACAAGGACATGGCGTTAGATGAAAACAACAGCCTCGAGGCCTTGCGAAATAAGGTCAGTAAGTACTGCAAAAAGCCCTGGAACAAGTGGAGGGCTAATCTCATCAAGACCTACTTCAGGAGTCCTTGGTCTATATTGTCTCTCCTTTGCGCCATCTTCCTCTTCACCCTCACCATAATTCAGACCATATATACCGTTTCTCCTGCTGGCTGA